The Helicobacter pylori genome includes a window with the following:
- a CDS encoding thioredoxin family protein yields the protein MSEIINAKNYAEKIAHQAVVVNVGASWCPDCRKIEPIMENLAKTYKGKVEFFKVSFDESQDLRESLGIRKIPTLIFYKNGKEVGERLVEPGSSKPIEDAIKTLL from the coding sequence ATGTCAGAAATTATTAACGCGAAGAATTACGCAGAGAAAATCGCTCATCAAGCGGTAGTGGTTAATGTTGGGGCGAGTTGGTGCCCAGATTGCAGGAAGATTGAGCCGATTATGGAAAATTTAGCCAAAACTTACAAAGGCAAGGTGGAATTTTTTAAGGTTTCTTTTGATGAGAGTCAGGATTTAAGAGAGAGCTTAGGCATTCGCAAGATCCCCACTTTGATTTTTTACAAAAACGGGAAAGAAGTGGGTGAAAGGCTTGTAGAGCCTGGATCTTCAAAGCCGATTGAAGACGCGATTAAAACGCTTTTATAA
- the lpoB gene encoding penicillin-binding protein activator LpoB, with amino-acid sequence MVLKTKLKIISSVILSALLWVGCSSEMATYQNVNDATKNTTASINSTDLLLTANAMLDSMFSDPNFEQLKGRHLIEVSDVINDTTQPNLDMNLLTTEIARQLRLRSNGRFNITRASGGSGIAADSRMVKQREKERESEEYNQDTTVEKGTLKAADLSLSGKVSSIAASISSSRQRLDYDFTLSLTNRKTGEEVWSDVKPIVKNASNKRMF; translated from the coding sequence ATGGTATTGAAAACAAAATTAAAAATTATAAGCTCGGTGATTTTGAGCGCTTTATTGTGGGTGGGTTGCTCAAGTGAAATGGCAACTTATCAAAATGTGAATGATGCCACTAAAAATACGACTGCAAGCATTAATAGCACGGATTTATTGCTAACCGCTAACGCGATGTTAGATTCCATGTTTAGCGACCCTAATTTTGAGCAACTCAAGGGCAGGCATTTGATTGAAGTCTCAGATGTGATTAACGACACCACGCAGCCCAATTTGGATATGAATCTTCTCACGACTGAAATCGCACGGCAGTTGCGGTTGCGATCTAATGGGAGGTTCAATATCACAAGGGCGAGTGGAGGGAGTGGCATTGCAGCCGATAGCAGAATGGTGAAACAGCGCGAAAAAGAACGAGAGAGCGAAGAGTATAATCAAGACACCACTGTAGAAAAAGGCACTTTAAAAGCCGCTGATTTATCTTTAAGTGGTAAAGTATCTAGTATCGCAGCCTCTATTAGTAGTTCTAGGCAGCGCTTAGACTATGACTTCACCCTAAGCCTTACCAATAGGAAAACGGGCGAAGAGGTATGGAGCGATGTTAAGCCTATTGTGAAAAACGCTAGCAATAAGCGTATGTTTTAA
- a CDS encoding LPP20 family lipoprotein yields the protein MKNQVKKILGMSVIAAMVIVGCSHAPKSGISKSNKAYKEATKGAPDWVVGDLEKVAKYEKYSGVFLGRAEDLITNNDVDYSTNQATAKARANLAANLKSTLQKDLENEKTRTVDASGKRSISGTDTEKISQLVDKELIASKMLARYVGKDRVFVLVGLDKQIVDKVREELGMVKK from the coding sequence ATGAAAAATCAAGTTAAAAAAATTTTAGGGATGAGTGTGATAGCAGCGATGGTAATCGTAGGTTGCAGCCATGCTCCAAAATCAGGTATCAGTAAAAGCAATAAGGCATACAAAGAAGCGACTAAAGGCGCTCCTGATTGGGTTGTAGGGGATTTAGAAAAAGTGGCGAAGTATGAAAAATATTCAGGGGTCTTTTTAGGAAGGGCTGAAGATTTGATCACTAATAATGATGTGGATTATTCTACTAACCAGGCTACAGCGAAGGCTAGGGCTAATTTAGCGGCGAATTTAAAATCCACTTTACAAAAAGATTTGGAAAATGAAAAGACTAGAACTGTAGACGCTTCTGGTAAAAGGTCCATAAGCGGCACTGATACTGAAAAAATCTCTCAATTAGTGGATAAGGAATTGATCGCTTCTAAAATGCTTGCCCGCTATGTCGGTAAAGATAGGGTTTTTGTTTTAGTGGGCTTGGATAAGCAAATTGTGGATAAAGTGCGCGAAGAGTTAGGCATGGTTAAAAAGTAG
- a CDS encoding pseudouridine synthase, producing MEGFSLRINQFLAHYTKHSRREAEKLVLEGRVKINHEHAKLASVVKENDKVFLDKRLIKPLKNKKFSVLVYHKPKGELVSKNDPLKRRVIYESLEKKYAHFAPVGRLDFASEGVLLLSDSKAVVSVLMHANLEKEYLIKIQGFVTREMENAMQEGLKLENATNGAHQKTPIKSMEFAPFIGYEIIKNHAKYSKLRVVINEGKNRELRRFFAFFNAGVLDLRRVRYGFVNLNALPVGKTRFLNRQEYNELHAFMANAANFKGD from the coding sequence GTGGAGGGATTTAGCTTGAGGATCAACCAGTTTTTAGCCCATTACACCAAGCACTCAAGAAGAGAGGCTGAAAAATTGGTTTTAGAAGGGCGGGTGAAAATCAATCATGAGCATGCCAAACTCGCTAGCGTGGTTAAAGAAAACGACAAGGTGTTTTTAGACAAACGACTCATCAAGCCCTTAAAAAACAAAAAATTCAGCGTGCTGGTCTATCACAAGCCAAAGGGCGAATTAGTGAGTAAAAACGATCCCTTAAAACGGCGCGTGATTTATGAAAGCTTGGAGAAAAAATACGCCCATTTTGCGCCGGTGGGGCGTTTGGATTTTGCGAGTGAAGGGGTGTTATTATTGAGCGATAGTAAGGCGGTGGTGAGCGTTTTAATGCATGCAAATTTAGAAAAAGAATATCTCATTAAAATTCAAGGCTTTGTTACAAGAGAGATGGAGAATGCGATGCAAGAGGGCTTGAAATTAGAAAACGCCACTAATGGAGCGCACCAAAAAACCCCCATTAAAAGCATGGAATTTGCCCCCTTTATTGGTTATGAAATCATCAAAAACCATGCCAAATACTCCAAACTTAGAGTCGTTATCAATGAGGGGAAAAACAGAGAATTGAGGCGTTTTTTTGCGTTTTTTAACGCTGGAGTGTTGGATTTAAGGCGTGTTCGTTATGGTTTTGTGAATTTGAATGCCTTGCCGGTGGGGAAAACGCGTTTTCTAAACCGCCAAGAATACAACGAGTTGCATGCGTTTATGGCTAATGCGGCTAATTTTAAAGGGGATTAG
- the dnaE gene encoding DNA polymerase III subunit alpha, which translates to MKENKAFTHLHLHTEYSLLDGANKIKILAKRVKELGMKSVSVTDHGNMFGAIDFYTSMKKEGIKPIIGMEAYIHNDDNLSSKETKQRFHLCLFAKNQEGYENLMFLSSMAYLEGFYYFPRINKKLLREYSKGIIASSACLQGEVNYHLNTHNERNRKYGAKGYDEAKKIACEYQEIFEDDFYLEIMRHGILDQRFIDEQVIKMSLETGLKIIATNDTHYTMPNDAKAQEVAMCVAMGKTLNDKGRLKHSVHEFYIKSPEEMAKLFADIPEALENTQEIADKCVLEIDLKDDKKNPPTPPSFKFTKAYAQNEGLDFEDDASYFAYKAREGLKERLILVPKEKHDQYKERLEKEIEVITNMKFPGYMLIVWDFIRYAKEMGIPVGPGRGSAAGSLVAFALKITDIDPLKYDLLFERFLNPERVSMPDIDTDFCQRRRKEIIEYMIEKYGKYNVAQVITFNKMLAKGVIRDVARVLDMPYKEADDFAKLIPNRLGITLKGYEKNGEFIEGAWELEPKIKELVESNELAKQVWEYSLNLENLNRNAGVHAAALVVDSQKELWHKTPLFASEKTGGIVTQYSMKYLEPVDLIKFDFLGLKTLTVIDDALKIIKTQHKISVDFLSLDMDDPKVYKTIQSGDTVGIFQIESGMFQGLNKRLRPSSFEDIIAIIALGRPGPMESGMVDDFVNRKHGVEPIAYAFKELEPILKPTYGTIVYQEQVMQIVQTIGGFSLGEADLIRRAMGKKDAQIMADNKAKFVEGAKNLGHDGQKSANLWDLIVKFAGYGFNKSHSAAYAMITFQTAYLKTYYKHEFMAAMLTSESNKIESVARYIDEVRALEIEVMPPHINSSMQDFSVAEFKNQKGELEKKIVFGLGAIKGVGGEPIKNIIEERAKGDYKSLEDFISRVDFSKLTKKSLEPLVKSGSLDNLGYTRKTMLAHLDLICDAGRAKDKANEMMQGGNSLFGAMEGGTKEQVILDMIDLGEHDAKTLLECEYETLGIHVSGNPLDEFKEEIKGFKNLVKSIDIEELEIGSQAYLLGKIMEVKKKIGKRSGKPYGTADILDRYGKFELMLFEKQLNALEELDINKPLVFKCKIEEQEEVARLRLFEILDLESAREVKIPKARYKDPEKQKEEVREIPPIEILASSSCSLAIVLENDVKKEFLRQIKESALKHQGKHPLYLIIKDKDKQFKIQSDLMVNEKIKDDFKGLEWRDLA; encoded by the coding sequence ATGAAAGAGAATAAAGCCTTCACGCATTTGCACTTGCACACGGAATATTCGCTTTTAGACGGGGCGAACAAGATTAAAATTTTGGCCAAACGCGTTAAAGAATTGGGCATGAAAAGCGTGAGCGTAACCGACCATGGGAACATGTTTGGAGCGATTGATTTTTATACGAGCATGAAAAAAGAAGGCATTAAGCCTATCATCGGCATGGAGGCGTATATCCATAATGACGACAACCTTTCTAGCAAAGAAACCAAGCAACGCTTCCATTTGTGCCTGTTCGCTAAAAACCAAGAGGGCTATGAAAATTTGATGTTCTTAAGCTCTATGGCGTATTTAGAAGGGTTTTATTATTTCCCGCGCATCAATAAAAAGCTTTTAAGAGAGTATTCTAAAGGCATTATCGCTTCTAGCGCGTGCTTGCAAGGGGAAGTCAATTACCATTTGAATACTCATAATGAGAGAAACCGCAAGTATGGGGCTAAAGGCTATGATGAAGCCAAAAAAATCGCTTGCGAATACCAGGAGATTTTTGAAGACGACTTTTATTTAGAAATCATGCGCCATGGCATTTTAGATCAGCGATTCATTGATGAGCAAGTCATTAAAATGTCTTTAGAAACGGGGTTAAAAATCATTGCCACCAACGACACCCACTACACCATGCCTAATGACGCTAAAGCTCAAGAAGTAGCGATGTGCGTAGCGATGGGTAAAACCCTAAACGATAAGGGGCGCTTGAAACACTCCGTGCATGAGTTTTACATTAAGTCCCCTGAAGAAATGGCAAAGCTCTTTGCAGACATTCCAGAAGCTTTAGAAAACACCCAAGAAATCGCTGATAAATGCGTTTTGGAGATTGATTTAAAAGACGATAAAAAGAACCCCCCAACCCCCCCAAGCTTCAAATTCACTAAAGCTTACGCTCAAAATGAGGGACTGGATTTTGAAGATGACGCTTCTTATTTTGCCTATAAGGCCAGAGAGGGCTTGAAAGAGCGCTTAATTTTAGTGCCTAAAGAAAAGCATGATCAATACAAAGAACGCTTAGAAAAAGAAATTGAAGTCATTACGAACATGAAATTCCCGGGGTATATGCTGATTGTGTGGGATTTTATCCGTTACGCTAAAGAAATGGGCATTCCTGTAGGGCCTGGTAGGGGGAGCGCGGCTGGGAGTTTGGTGGCTTTTGCTTTAAAAATCACGGATATTGACCCTTTGAAATACGATTTGCTCTTTGAAAGGTTTTTAAACCCTGAAAGAGTCAGCATGCCTGATATTGATACGGATTTTTGCCAGCGCAGGCGTAAGGAAATCATAGAATACATGATTGAAAAATACGGCAAATACAATGTGGCTCAAGTCATCACCTTTAATAAGATGCTGGCTAAAGGCGTGATCAGAGATGTCGCAAGGGTTTTGGACATGCCTTATAAAGAAGCCGATGATTTTGCCAAACTCATACCCAACCGCTTAGGCATCACGCTTAAGGGCTATGAAAAAAATGGCGAGTTCATAGAGGGGGCGTGGGAATTAGAGCCTAAAATCAAGGAATTAGTAGAAAGCAATGAATTAGCCAAACAAGTGTGGGAGTATTCGCTCAATTTAGAGAATTTGAATCGCAACGCAGGCGTGCATGCGGCAGCTTTAGTGGTGGATAGCCAAAAAGAGTTGTGGCACAAAACCCCTTTGTTTGCCTCTGAAAAGACCGGCGGTATCGTTACGCAATATTCCATGAAGTATTTGGAGCCGGTGGATTTGATTAAGTTTGACTTCTTGGGGCTTAAAACCTTGACCGTGATTGATGATGCGCTTAAAATCATTAAAACGCAGCACAAAATTAGCGTGGATTTTTTATCGTTGGATATGGACGATCCGAAAGTGTATAAAACGATCCAAAGCGGGGATACGGTGGGGATATTCCAGATTGAATCCGGGATGTTTCAAGGGCTTAACAAGCGCTTAAGGCCTTCAAGCTTTGAAGACATTATTGCCATTATCGCGCTAGGGAGACCGGGGCCTATGGAATCAGGCATGGTAGATGATTTTGTGAATAGAAAGCATGGCGTTGAGCCTATCGCTTATGCGTTTAAAGAATTAGAGCCGATCTTAAAGCCCACTTACGGCACGATCGTCTATCAAGAGCAGGTGATGCAAATCGTGCAAACTATCGGTGGTTTTAGTTTGGGTGAAGCGGATCTCATCCGCCGTGCTATGGGGAAAAAAGACGCTCAAATCATGGCAGATAATAAGGCTAAGTTTGTAGAAGGCGCTAAAAATTTGGGGCATGACGGCCAAAAGTCGGCTAATTTGTGGGATTTGATCGTTAAATTTGCCGGCTATGGTTTCAACAAATCGCATTCGGCCGCTTATGCGATGATCACTTTCCAAACGGCGTATTTAAAGACTTATTACAAGCATGAGTTCATGGCAGCGATGCTCACTAGCGAATCCAATAAGATCGAATCCGTGGCGCGCTATATTGATGAGGTTAGGGCTTTAGAAATTGAAGTGATGCCCCCACACATCAATTCTTCTATGCAAGATTTCAGCGTGGCGGAGTTTAAAAATCAAAAGGGCGAGTTGGAAAAGAAAATCGTGTTTGGTTTAGGAGCGATTAAAGGGGTTGGGGGTGAGCCGATTAAAAACATCATTGAAGAAAGGGCCAAAGGGGATTATAAGAGTTTAGAAGATTTTATTTCACGGGTGGATTTTTCTAAACTCACTAAAAAATCTTTAGAGCCATTAGTGAAATCAGGGAGTTTGGATAATTTAGGCTACACCCGAAAAACCATGCTCGCTCATTTGGATTTGATCTGTGATGCTGGGCGCGCTAAAGATAAGGCTAATGAAATGATGCAAGGAGGCAACTCCCTTTTTGGAGCCATGGAAGGCGGGACAAAAGAGCAGGTTATTTTAGACATGATTGATTTGGGCGAACATGACGCTAAAACGCTTTTAGAATGCGAGTATGAGACTTTAGGAATTCATGTTTCAGGCAATCCCCTAGATGAGTTTAAAGAAGAAATTAAGGGCTTTAAAAATTTAGTCAAAAGCATTGATATTGAAGAGTTAGAAATCGGCTCGCAAGCTTATTTGCTGGGTAAAATCATGGAAGTTAAAAAGAAAATTGGCAAACGAAGCGGTAAGCCTTATGGCACAGCGGACATTTTGGACAGATACGGCAAGTTTGAGCTCATGCTGTTTGAAAAGCAATTGAATGCTTTAGAAGAGTTGGATATCAATAAGCCTCTAGTGTTTAAATGCAAGATTGAAGAGCAAGAAGAAGTGGCGCGATTAAGGCTTTTTGAAATCTTGGATTTAGAGAGTGCTAGAGAGGTTAAAATCCCTAAAGCCCGTTATAAAGACCCTGAAAAGCAAAAAGAAGAGGTGCGCGAAATCCCCCCCATTGAAATACTCGCTTCCAGTTCTTGCTCTTTAGCGATCGTGTTAGAAAACGATGTGAAAAAAGAGTTTTTAAGACAAATCAAAGAGAGTGCTTTAAAACACCAAGGCAAACACCCCTTGTATTTGATCATTAAAGATAAGGATAAGCAATTCAAAATCCAAAGCGATTTAATGGTAAATGAAAAGATTAAGGACGATTTTAAAGGGTTAGAGTGGAGGGATTTAGCTTGA